The DNA window AGTAAAAACACATCCCGTTAAGAATGCAGAAGTCAGGAGAAAACAGTAATAAGTGATTAGTAAAAGACAATAAGTAATGGGTAGTGGTTCGATTCATCGCCCCCGGTAAATACGGGTCGGATAAATCAGACTCCTACACTAAGAGTGACATGTTTTACACTAATAACCGTGATACTACGATAGACGACATACTATATACGAAATACCAGAAAGAAGGTGGTAGAGATGGAATACATGAATCCAGAGAAAATCATAGAATTATTTAAAGAAAAATTTAATGGCTCGATTGTAAATAGCAAAATAGAAATTAAAACAGCAGGGGTAAATAAGAATAGCTATAATATAATTTGGTTAGAGGTAGAATTAAGTGATTTTAAAGAAGTAGTAAAATTTTTATGTAGTATTAATTTTCCCCATTTTGCCATTATTTCAGATCATGATTTAGAAGAAGAAATTAAATTAACCTATCATTTCTCTCTTTATTACGGTGAGAAATCCAAAGAGATATCTTTTAATGTAACTACCAGCTTACCAAAAAACAATCTTAAGATAAATACTATTACCGATCT is part of the Candidatus Atribacteria bacterium genome and encodes:
- a CDS encoding NADH-quinone oxidoreductase subunit C, which encodes MEYMNPEKIIELFKEKFNGSIVNSKIEIKTAGVNKNSYNIIWLEVELSDFKEVVKFLCSINFPHFAIISDHDLEEEIKLTYHFSLYYGEKSKEISFNVTTSLPKNNLKINTITDLIPGAQTSEREIKEMLGITIEGLPDLANIFLPKDFPQGVYPLRKDKTGAAKMVNKEEEVKKVE